A window from Musa acuminata AAA Group cultivar baxijiao chromosome BXJ3-10, Cavendish_Baxijiao_AAA, whole genome shotgun sequence encodes these proteins:
- the LOC135651388 gene encoding vacuolar protein sorting-associated protein 28 homolog 1-like — protein sequence MYNNFADLYAIIKTTNKLEKAYVRDLVSSVEYKVVCLKFIAQFCTLHFALYGTIPSLDHFIETYHLDAPTSINHLLLSSVLTTIEHRVIGSSSAIASASTTTSPLVINGSFVYF from the coding sequence ATGTACAACAACTTCGCTGACCTATACGCCATCATCAAGACCACGAACAAGCTAGAGAAGGCATACGTCCGCGACCTCGTCTCGTCTGTCGAGTACAAGGTCGTGTGCCTCAAATTCATCGCTCAATTTTGCACCCTCCATTTTGCCCTCTATGGCACCATCCCCTCCCTTGACCACTTCATCGAAACCTACCACCTCGACGCTCCCACCAGCATCAATCATCTCCTTCTCTCTAGCGTCCTGACCACCATTGAGCATCGCGTCATCGGCTCCTCTTCGGCCATTGCCTCCGCCTCCACAACGACATCTCCTCTCGTTATTAATGGAAGTTTCGTTtacttttaa
- the LOC135650510 gene encoding pentatricopeptide repeat-containing protein At3g47530-like — translation MLRPNATLRSLPHIAPVLIPRLLQCHRSNTSSPDNLLEHDSPSPPSGDCIPLIRSCSTKAHLLQIHARLLRSDLVHDPTISTAFLSRAALAPLRDLGYSRLVFERIPRPSVFHCNALLRGYAESGSPAEALRFYNRMRRHLGVRGNPFSASFLLKSCTSICFLSGGKQVHGRVLRDGHQCDSVLLTSLMGLYASCGDCEGAHRVFDEMPFRDTVTWNVLISCYSQNRRSKDALHLFDVMQRPDHGCKPDNVTCLLLLQACAQLTALDFGERVHEYAAREGYDRALNLRNSLIAMYSKCGSLDKAYTVFSDTSQKNVVSWSAMISGLAMNGYGREAIEAFGVMLNAGVTPDEHTFTGVLSACSHSGLVDQGLRFFDMMRDKYGIAANARHFGCMVDLLGRAGLLDQAYELIAKEKAVELDSTTWRTLLGACRIHGHAQLGEHVIGHLIELKAQQAGDYVLLLNTYASAGNWEKVAEVRKLMKDKGIQTSPGCSTTEINGVVHEFTVDDDSHPRKAEIYRMLDEINSQLKIAGYVPNVSSELHRMDEEEKENALSCHSEKLAIAFGILATPPGRTIRIAKNLRTCIDCHTFAKILSAVYDRLVIIRDRSRFHHFRGGRCSCDDYW, via the coding sequence ATGTTACGACCCAATGCCACTCTCCGTTCTCTCCCCCACATCGCCCCTGTTCTTATTCCCCGTCTCCTCCAATGCCATCGCTCGAACACCTCGTCGCCCGACAACCTGCTCGAGCACGACTCCCCGTCTCCGCCCTCCGGGGATTGCATTCCTCTGATAAGATCCTGCTCCACAAAAGCCCACCTCCTCCAAATCCACGCCCGTCTCCTCCGCTCCGACCTCGTCCACGACCCCACCATCTCCACAGCCTTCTTGTCCCGCGCCGCGCTCGCCCCCCTGCGCGACCTGGGCTACTCGCGCCTCGTCTTCGAGCGGATCCCGCGCCCCTCTGTGTTCCACTGCAACGCGCTCCTGCGCGGATACGCCGAGAGCGGCTCCCCCGCCGAGGCCTTGCGCTTCTACAACCGCATGCGGCGACACCTCGGCGTCCGTGGCAACCCCTTCTCCGCTTCCTTTCTTCTCAAGTCGTGCACCAGCATCTGCTTCTTGTCCGGTGGCAAGCAGGTGCACGGTAGGGTCCTCCGCGATGGGCATCAGTGCGACTCCGTTCTGCTGACTTCTCTGATGGGGCTGTATGCTTCTTGCGGGGATTGCGAGGGTGCTCACCGCGTTTTCGATGAAATGCCTTTTAGAGACACCGTCACGTGGAACGTCTTAATTTCTTGCTACTCGCAGAACCGTCGGAGCAAAGATGCGCTGCACCTGTTTGACGTGATGCAGCGACCGGATCACGGATGCAAGCCGGATAATGTCACCTGCCTGCTTCTGCTTCAGGCGTGCGCGCAACTGACTGCGCTTGATTTCGGTGAGCGCGTCCACGAGTACGCCGCGCGAGAAGGTTATGACCGTGCTTTGAACCTACGGAATTCACTCATAGCGATGTACTCAAAGTGCGGAAGCTTGGACAAAGCTTACACAGTGTTTTCTGATACTTCTCAGAAGAATGTTGTCAGCTGGAGCGCCATGATTTCGGGGTTGGCCATGAACGGGTACGGGAGGGAAGCTATTGAAGCTTTTGGTGTTATGCTGAATGCTGGTGTTACTCCCGACGAGCACACCTTTACCGGCGTGCTGTCGGCTTGTAGCCATAGTGGATTGGTTGATCAGGGATTAAGGTTCTTCGATATGATGAGAGACAAGTATGGAATTGCCGCCAATGCGCGTCATTTTGGGTGCATGGTCGACCTTTTGGGTCGTGCCGGTTTGCTCGATCAGGCCTATGAGCTTATAGCGAAAGAGAAGGCTGTTGAGCTAGATTCCACTACTTGGAGGACTCTTCTTGGAGCCTGTAGGATCCATGGCCATGCTCAGCTCGGAGAACATGTAATTGGGCACCTGATCGAGTTAAAAGCACAGCAAGCTGGAGATTATGTCCTGTTGCTGAATACTTATGCATCTGCAGGCAACTGGGAGAAGGTGGCAGAAGTAAGGAAGTTGATGAAGGATAAGGGAATCCAGACAAGCCCTGGCTGCAGCACAACAGAGATAAATGGAGTGGTTCATGAGTTCACCGTCGACGATGATTCACATCCACGAAAAGCAGAGATTTACCGGATGCTTGATGAGATAAATAGCCAGTTGAAGATTGCTGGTTATGTTCCAAACGTGTCATCTGAACTGCACAGAATggatgaggaggagaaagagaatgcACTCTCTTGTCACAGTGAGAAGTTGGCTATTGCATTTGGTATTCTTGCAACCCCACCAGGAAGAACGATCAGGATTGCAAAGAACCTCCGAACTTGCATCGATTGCCACACTTTTGCAAAAATTTTGTCTGCGGTATACGACAGGCTGGTGATCATTAGGGATCGCAGTCGATTCCACCATTTCAGAGGAGGACGATGTTCATGTGATGATTATTGGTAG